From Thermoplasmata archaeon, the proteins below share one genomic window:
- a CDS encoding NosD domain-containing protein has translation MPPEEISVDVGKGYMSTTESTVYLVAEKIVSRGFKLIYITKRNPDLLIEEFPWLRKEEGYWLTTSPTEKHKTLDPRRLEFEVTQTILEFVKNHKKSVVVVDAISLLMSRNDFDKLLEFVKAMADFVSLHDSVFLIYAPPKIFKEKERALLLEYVKLMKIGDYTHVGVKVFVRCAKCGKRVDESQTFCPSCGAFLTPNRIDNVEPNKVETLDSIIKEILEDVEKEPKEQKRVGVEPQKVEGKETKLEQRRTKNKEESFINGVRYQKRKEKTTKKNMIVGVFISVVLLIASLLIVWYALQPQTKIKVDGKIDDWQGITSYADTSVAVDPDINLNEYSVYYESDRVYFYAKVSGSLFNGANNGYDALIIFVDTDANANTGYRIENLGADAKIEVSGYAGEIRSAVASRFIEQSASSKPELNYSAWENAGEVRVEKSTNIVEGYAKIAGLKNPVSLVLMRHYESSAYAEKRGMALVSKTEGSLVVYQNFIGSDVVNADEDVLELRLVAKGKAVHVESLSVENANLDLPKKDLGVNEELTVRCKAKSLSDGNAYAFAVSSMDTNVPYRIVGNGGKAYFGSLPSGIVIDGAFGDWQGVQKGVDVPGDADKNIDLLEYASAITNNAYFYMAVDGTMLAGCEIPVLGARPPVQPGPSMPVVIKENLGMDVARVYIDLMNSTINTFNPAMISHGYLIELQGRNGQVISAKAWKWENGVKAEEIQNPNIAHGLSDGKIELSVGLDTLPGIDGNSKFYFEMSNWLGQKDASEIAYRAGKIWHENTAANGGTRVTPHVPIHINENSQFTPDNGVVGGSGTQSDPYIIEGWEIDANGGTYCIWIENTDVYFVIRNCNVYYATSTDTQPNGAGIALNNVKNGVLENNTASDNINGIFLSSSSNNTVTNTTASGNSWNGIYLWCSSNNTITDNTAFGNFDSGIYLYYSSNNTIINNTASSNTKYGIVLDYLSDSNTITNNTASNNDLGIFLGASIKNIITYNNASDNSIDGIRLSSSSNNNITNNNASDNYYGISLYSSSNNNITNNWICNNTYYGMNITSGSTSNTIHHNNFIGNNGAGKGVSGNCQAYDDVGSNYWYDNTALEGNYWSNWDGNGNGTANAYPINGGAGASDWYPLGSPVSELSIVQVSVLVICNFALLILRKKRKANFPKAFSPPLFFV, from the coding sequence TTGCCCCCTGAAGAAATCTCTGTGGACGTTGGTAAAGGATACATGAGCACGACAGAGAGTACAGTTTATTTAGTGGCAGAAAAGATAGTTTCTAGGGGCTTTAAATTAATTTATATTACAAAGCGGAACCCAGACCTGTTGATTGAAGAGTTTCCATGGTTGAGGAAGGAAGAGGGATACTGGCTCACCACATCTCCCACTGAGAAACACAAAACCCTGGATCCAAGGAGATTGGAATTTGAAGTTACTCAAACAATTCTAGAGTTTGTTAAAAATCACAAGAAGTCCGTTGTTGTGGTTGATGCTATCTCTCTTCTTATGTCTAGGAACGATTTTGATAAACTCCTTGAATTTGTGAAAGCAATGGCTGATTTTGTATCTCTACATGATTCAGTATTTCTTATTTATGCTCCTCCGAAGATATTTAAGGAGAAAGAGAGAGCTTTGTTATTAGAGTATGTGAAGTTAATGAAGATTGGGGATTATACCCATGTTGGGGTGAAGGTTTTTGTAAGATGTGCGAAATGCGGCAAGCGAGTGGATGAGAGCCAGACCTTTTGTCCATCTTGTGGAGCATTTCTCACTCCTAATAGAATAGATAATGTCGAACCCAATAAAGTAGAAACCCTTGACAGTATAATAAAGGAGATTTTAGAAGATGTAGAAAAGGAACCTAAGGAACAAAAGAGAGTAGGTGTAGAGCCCCAGAAAGTTGAGGGCAAAGAAACGAAGTTAGAGCAGCGAAGAACAAAAAACAAAGAAGAGAGCTTTATCAATGGGGTTAGATATCAAAAGAGAAAAGAGAAAACAACTAAAAAAAATATGATAGTTGGTGTTTTCATTAGTGTTGTTCTGTTGATTGCCTCTTTATTAATAGTTTGGTATGCACTCCAGCCACAGACAAAAATAAAGGTAGATGGTAAAATTGATGACTGGCAAGGAATAACAAGTTATGCAGATACAAGTGTTGCTGTAGATCCAGATATAAACCTGAACGAATACAGTGTTTACTATGAAAGCGATAGAGTTTACTTCTATGCTAAAGTATCTGGCAGTTTGTTCAATGGTGCTAACAATGGCTACGATGCTTTGATAATTTTTGTAGATACAGATGCAAATGCCAACACTGGCTACAGAATAGAGAATCTGGGTGCAGATGCGAAGATTGAAGTTTCTGGTTATGCGGGTGAAATCCGCTCTGCCGTTGCCTCAAGATTCATTGAGCAGAGTGCTTCCTCGAAGCCAGAATTGAATTACAGTGCTTGGGAGAATGCTGGCGAGGTAAGAGTTGAAAAGAGCACAAACATTGTTGAGGGCTATGCCAAAATTGCTGGCTTGAAGAACCCAGTGAGTTTGGTGCTGATGCGGCATTATGAGAGCAGTGCTTATGCAGAGAAACGGGGCATGGCCCTAGTGAGCAAAACAGAAGGAAGTTTGGTGGTTTACCAGAATTTTATTGGCAGTGATGTGGTGAATGCAGACGAGGATGTGCTAGAGTTGCGATTGGTTGCAAAGGGCAAGGCGGTGCATGTGGAGAGTTTGAGCGTGGAGAATGCAAATCTGGATTTGCCGAAGAAAGATTTGGGAGTGAACGAAGAACTTACTGTGAGATGCAAGGCGAAGAGCTTGAGTGATGGTAATGCGTATGCGTTTGCAGTTTCCAGCATGGACACAAATGTCCCTTACAGAATTGTGGGCAATGGTGGCAAAGCATACTTTGGTTCTCTGCCTTCGGGCATTGTTATAGACGGTGCATTTGGTGACTGGCAGGGTGTACAGAAAGGTGTAGATGTGCCTGGTGATGCTGATAAAAACATTGATTTGCTGGAGTATGCAAGTGCAATAACAAACAATGCCTACTTCTACATGGCAGTAGATGGCACAATGCTTGCTGGCTGCGAAATTCCTGTGCTTGGTGCCAGACCACCAGTGCAGCCAGGACCATCTATGCCAGTGGTGATAAAAGAAAATCTGGGCATGGATGTGGCAAGAGTTTACATTGATTTGATGAACTCTACAATCAACACCTTCAATCCAGCAATGATTTCCCATGGTTATCTGATTGAGTTACAAGGGAGGAATGGGCAGGTAATCAGTGCAAAGGCATGGAAGTGGGAGAATGGTGTTAAGGCAGAGGAAATCCAGAATCCAAACATTGCTCATGGTTTGAGCGATGGAAAAATTGAGCTCAGTGTTGGGCTTGACACACTACCAGGCATTGATGGAAACTCCAAATTCTACTTTGAGATGAGTAACTGGCTCGGACAGAAGGACGCAAGCGAGATTGCTTACAGGGCAGGAAAAATCTGGCATGAAAATACTGCGGCAAATGGTGGAACAAGGGTCACACCGCATGTACCGATACACATAAATGAAAATAGCCAATTTACTCCAGATAATGGTGTTGTTGGTGGCTCTGGCACTCAGAGTGATCCATACATCATAGAAGGATGGGAAATAGATGCGAATGGAGGCACTTATTGCATCTGGATAGAGAACACTGATGTGTATTTTGTGATAAGAAACTGTAATGTGTATTATGCAACAAGTACAGACACTCAACCCAATGGTGCAGGCATTGCACTAAATAATGTAAAGAACGGAGTGTTGGAAAACAACACAGCCTCTGACAACATCAATGGCATCTTCTTGAGTTCCTCTAGCAACAACACCGTAACCAACACCACTGCCTCGGGCAACTCATGGAATGGCATCTACTTGTGGTGCTCCAGCAATAACACCATAACTGACAACACTGCCTTTGGTAACTTCGACAGTGGAATCTACTTGTATTACTCAAGCAACAACACCATAATCAACAACACTGCCTCAAGCAACACCAAATACGGCATCGTCTTGGATTACCTTTCAGACAGCAACACCATAACCAACAACACAGCTTCTAACAACGACCTCGGCATCTTCTTGGGGGCCTCTATCAAAAACATCATAACCTATAACAATGCCTCAGACAACTCCATAGATGGCATCCGCTTGTCTTCCTCAAGCAACAACAACATCACAAACAACAATGCCTCGGACAACTATTATGGCATCTCCTTGTATTCATCAAGCAACAACAACATAACCAACAACTGGATTTGCAACAATACCTACTACGGCATGAATATCACATCTGGTTCTACCAGCAACACAATTCACCACAACAACTTCATCGGCAACAACGGTGCAGGCAAAGGTGTTTCTGGCAATTGCCAAGCCTACGACGATGTCGGCAGTAACTACTGGTATGACAACACAGCTCTGGAAGGAAACTACTGGAGTAACTGGGATGGCAATGGCAACGGCACTGCGAATGCCTACCCAATTAATGGTGGGGCTGGAGCAAGTGATTGGTATCCCCTAGGAAGTCCAGTTAGTGAGCTATCCATAGTCCAAGTTTCTGTGCTGGTTATTTGCAACTTTGCACTTCTCATTCTTCGAAAAAAGAGGAAAGCTAACTTTCCAAAAGCTTTCTCGCCTCCTCTATTTTTCGTTTGA
- a CDS encoding DUF2148 domain-containing protein, with product MSELEEYVKRLAEYLMVTAQTAPKGRGEDSLVMKVLAGEEKGKLARAMFAMAEKTGKKRYERDGKNVEQSDAVLLIGIKPHKAMGFDCMACGLGCKGFDEFGRKSGEFEGPNCAFKLIDLGIALGSVAKNAAIFGLDSRVMYTVGAVAKAEKMLDATMIIGFPVSATAKSPYFDRKV from the coding sequence ATGAGTGAACTCGAGGAGTATGTGAAACGGTTGGCTGAGTATTTGATGGTGACTGCCCAGACTGCACCGAAAGGGCGTGGTGAGGATTCCCTCGTGATGAAGGTTCTAGCAGGTGAGGAGAAAGGGAAGCTTGCAAGGGCAATGTTTGCAATGGCTGAGAAAACAGGAAAAAAGCGTTATGAAAGAGACGGTAAAAATGTAGAGCAATCGGATGCTGTCCTTCTCATAGGGATAAAACCGCACAAAGCAATGGGTTTTGATTGTATGGCTTGCGGGCTCGGCTGCAAGGGCTTTGACGAGTTTGGAAGGAAAAGTGGTGAGTTTGAGGGCCCAAACTGTGCTTTCAAGTTGATTGACCTGGGCATTGCGCTGGGTTCCGTGGCAAAGAACGCTGCCATTTTTGGTCTGGATTCAAGGGTAATGTACACCGTTGGAGCGGTTGCAAAAGCGGAAAAAATGCTGGATGCGACGATGATAATTGGTTTTCCAGTGAGTGCAACAGCGAAGAGCCCGTACTTTGACAGGAAGGTTTAG
- the leuS gene encoding leucine--tRNA ligase, producing MSAYNHVEVEQKWAKIWEESGIWKAEKRNGKKFFLIFAYPGSSGILHAGHMRGFAYSDIITRWKRMLGYDVLFPAGVHASGIPAVAFAKKVETNDPITLSQLKELGLDDATIERMREPETASYELMKIYISMWKQFGFLIDWSRTLITISPEYKKFITWQFEKLMEKGLLVKKEHHAPLCPNCGPVAVDPSETDISRGGNAEILEFTLLKFKYGDYYLPAATLRPETIFGVTNIWLNPNIKYVLLELGGEKYIVSEEAAKKLLHQKNGKILGEIDVKEMLGKQCIAPVVNREIPILPGEFVDGNVATGVVMSVPAHAPYDWAALLELKENAEKYGLSKEEIAKIKPISLIEVVEEDNPMETRAPVKPAIDHFPDRGMSAVDICTQLGIKDTKDRAKLDEATTIVYKKEFHNGRLKQICGAYAGKKISEVKDRIKEDFVAQGVADKMYEFSEEVVCRCGTRVIISVVPDQWFIKYSDPELKEKSKSHSEKMALYPQTYHDEIKKVIDWYSDRACIRKGRWLGTEFPYKAGWIIEPISDSTLYPAFYIISKYVNEGLLKPEQMNSAFFDYVFLDKGEGNAEIKEIQEKIREDFEYWYPLDINLGGKEHKTVHFPVFLMNHVAILSEKHWPRGIFVNWHLTMKSGEKISKSKGGMVAIPRIAEKFGVDALRLYYAHAASPDADLEWDEETVLTYKNRVEKIYAQYEELAKFESELKGHLETWLESRFAKTLVLAHQYMEKFALRESANVLFFEFYNDLRWYIKRGGKSKLAQKIYMDYLKCLAPFVPNICEEIWHLENSTLISSEPLPAPESYKQSEEAERKEEFLQALVEDIRNILKLVKGKPEKIELYVAAKWKQELAKEIAMNISKERSQIMKELMEKPTLKQHAKEIQKTVPKLLEEIKKKGEKYIFFDEYQFLQEAREFLAGEFGVEVEVKNADAHPAEKKAQVAMPFKPGIQVVVKNE from the coding sequence ATGTCCGCTTACAACCATGTTGAGGTTGAACAGAAATGGGCAAAGATATGGGAAGAATCAGGTATCTGGAAGGCAGAAAAAAGAAATGGAAAGAAGTTTTTCCTGATTTTTGCCTATCCTGGCTCATCAGGCATCCTCCATGCAGGGCACATGCGTGGATTTGCGTATTCAGACATAATTACAAGATGGAAGAGAATGCTTGGCTACGATGTGCTTTTCCCAGCAGGTGTGCATGCCTCAGGCATTCCTGCAGTTGCATTTGCAAAGAAAGTTGAGACCAATGACCCGATTACTCTCTCGCAATTGAAAGAACTTGGTTTGGACGATGCAACAATTGAGCGGATGAGAGAACCAGAAACCGCATCCTATGAATTAATGAAAATCTACATATCAATGTGGAAGCAATTTGGATTTCTGATAGATTGGAGCAGAACCCTCATCACAATTTCCCCTGAATACAAAAAATTCATAACCTGGCAATTTGAAAAATTGATGGAAAAAGGACTGTTAGTTAAGAAGGAACACCATGCACCGCTCTGCCCAAATTGTGGTCCTGTGGCTGTTGACCCATCTGAGACAGACATTTCCAGAGGTGGCAATGCAGAAATTCTGGAGTTTACGCTTCTCAAATTTAAATACGGTGATTACTATCTCCCTGCTGCAACACTCCGCCCTGAAACAATTTTTGGTGTTACGAATATCTGGCTCAACCCGAACATAAAGTATGTGCTTCTGGAATTAGGAGGCGAGAAATACATCGTCAGCGAGGAAGCAGCAAAGAAACTTCTGCACCAGAAAAACGGGAAAATTCTGGGCGAGATAGATGTAAAGGAAATGCTTGGAAAGCAATGTATTGCTCCTGTTGTCAATCGTGAAATTCCTATCTTGCCTGGGGAATTTGTCGATGGGAATGTGGCAACTGGTGTTGTGATGTCTGTTCCTGCCCATGCACCATATGACTGGGCAGCCCTTCTCGAACTGAAGGAGAACGCAGAGAAATACGGATTAAGTAAGGAGGAGATTGCTAAAATCAAGCCAATTTCGTTGATAGAAGTTGTGGAAGAGGATAATCCAATGGAAACCCGTGCCCCTGTCAAGCCCGCAATTGACCATTTTCCTGATAGAGGAATGTCAGCAGTGGATATTTGCACCCAGCTCGGAATAAAGGACACAAAGGATAGAGCAAAGCTGGATGAGGCAACAACCATTGTTTATAAAAAGGAGTTTCACAATGGCAGGTTGAAGCAGATTTGCGGTGCTTATGCAGGAAAAAAGATTTCCGAGGTGAAGGACAGGATTAAGGAAGATTTTGTTGCACAAGGCGTGGCAGACAAGATGTATGAGTTCTCTGAGGAGGTTGTGTGCAGATGCGGCACTCGTGTAATAATCTCAGTTGTGCCAGACCAATGGTTCATAAAGTACAGCGACCCAGAACTCAAGGAAAAATCCAAGAGCCATTCTGAGAAAATGGCACTCTACCCTCAAACTTATCACGATGAAATAAAGAAAGTGATTGACTGGTACAGCGACAGGGCATGCATCAGAAAGGGGAGATGGCTTGGCACCGAATTCCCGTACAAAGCGGGCTGGATAATTGAGCCGATTTCAGATTCTACGCTTTATCCCGCATTCTACATAATTTCAAAGTATGTGAACGAGGGGTTGCTGAAGCCAGAGCAAATGAATTCTGCATTCTTTGACTATGTTTTCCTTGACAAAGGTGAAGGAAACGCAGAAATTAAAGAAATCCAGGAAAAAATCAGAGAGGACTTTGAATACTGGTATCCGCTTGACATTAATCTGGGTGGCAAAGAACATAAGACAGTGCATTTCCCTGTATTCCTGATGAACCATGTGGCAATTCTCAGTGAGAAACACTGGCCCAGAGGGATTTTTGTAAACTGGCATCTCACAATGAAATCCGGCGAGAAAATTTCAAAGTCGAAGGGTGGAATGGTGGCAATTCCCAGAATTGCTGAGAAGTTTGGCGTTGATGCCCTCCGCCTTTACTACGCACATGCTGCCTCTCCAGATGCAGACCTGGAATGGGATGAGGAAACGGTACTCACCTACAAAAACAGGGTGGAGAAAATTTACGCGCAATATGAGGAACTGGCAAAATTTGAGAGTGAACTCAAGGGGCATCTCGAGACCTGGTTAGAAAGCAGGTTTGCAAAAACGCTGGTTTTAGCTCATCAATACATGGAAAAATTTGCATTGCGAGAATCTGCGAATGTGCTCTTCTTCGAGTTTTACAATGACCTGCGATGGTATATAAAGCGAGGTGGAAAAAGCAAGCTGGCACAAAAAATCTACATGGATTATCTCAAATGCCTTGCACCTTTTGTGCCAAACATCTGCGAGGAAATCTGGCATCTTGAGAACAGCACTTTAATCTCTTCGGAGCCCTTGCCCGCACCAGAAAGCTACAAACAGAGCGAGGAAGCAGAAAGAAAGGAGGAGTTTCTTCAGGCCTTGGTGGAGGACATAAGAAACATTCTGAAACTTGTTAAGGGCAAGCCAGAAAAAATAGAGCTTTATGTGGCTGCAAAATGGAAGCAGGAACTTGCGAAGGAAATAGCAATGAACATCTCAAAGGAGAGGAGCCAGATAATGAAGGAATTGATGGAAAAACCTACATTAAAGCAGCATGCAAAAGAAATCCAGAAAACAGTGCCGAAACTTTTGGAAGAGATAAAAAAGAAGGGTGAGAAATACATATTCTTTGATGAATATCAGTTCCTGCAGGAGGCAAGGGAATTTCTTGCTGGGGAGTTTGGTGTAGAGGTAGAGGTAAAAAATGCTGATGCCCATCCAGCAGAAAAGAAGGCACAGGTGGCGATGCCTTTCAAACCAGGTATTCAGGTGGTGGTGAAAAATGAGTGA
- a CDS encoding PQQ-binding-like beta-propeller repeat protein, with protein MDKRYMRIILSSICVGVFVLIILSIFCEPIEVKGEYNVSTTSGFFPRYTTDFSIEWYVERFWNHKGHLPFLMHDKIYIPAEHLYALDINNREVQSFNIALSRCISFSEGLIYGVDTNEWSIVCFNPTTNSIVWKYLRKNSMPFEIASGEQRVIVSYFHDGKIVCLNAVDGKAVWELNYHGYGVPGIKEGVVYISAREDTENGYSKWYFGAFSLQDGRLIWLKQLPYRICDISCPTIIDEGIILTISTYGDNPFYQSHVLFLNKSNGEIRWKTMLSGTRITSSPILRKERIFVVDYSGSVFAVSLVNGSIAWSSAIDTFCGEGPSMPNIGLLGNYVISGGNYINIFDYDGTLVWRYRPGGLVLDPILWNASSAFVVCSEYVLSIKQASSDKQDVFICKGDLKCSTILGDQNITRSLELYIHNMNFNHSITNYTIQVVVWIKNENRKSLVFNDFINLSEDGLNIVSFYLNLTNGTYTFNCKVTPINFNDTIQFNNEVIVDIPLHEEEPYTPNTCTSILLFTTVFLMFPLSHRIKA; from the coding sequence ATGGATAAGAGATATATGAGAATAATTCTTTCAAGTATATGTGTAGGAGTATTTGTTCTAATCATTCTTTCTATCTTTTGTGAGCCAATAGAAGTCAAGGGGGAATACAATGTTTCAACTACCTCTGGTTTTTTTCCAAGATATACCACTGACTTTTCAATCGAGTGGTATGTAGAAAGATTTTGGAATCACAAGGGCCACCTTCCTTTTTTGATGCATGACAAGATATATATTCCAGCTGAACATTTGTACGCTCTAGACATAAATAATAGAGAAGTTCAGTCGTTCAATATTGCTCTCTCTCGGTGCATAAGCTTCTCAGAGGGCTTAATTTATGGAGTAGATACAAATGAGTGGAGTATAGTATGCTTTAACCCAACTACTAATTCTATTGTCTGGAAATACTTGAGGAAAAATTCTATGCCGTTTGAGATTGCATCAGGGGAGCAAAGAGTTATTGTTTCATACTTTCACGATGGAAAAATAGTGTGTTTAAATGCAGTTGATGGGAAGGCAGTTTGGGAACTCAATTATCATGGCTATGGGGTGCCAGGGATAAAAGAGGGTGTTGTGTATATTTCAGCAAGGGAGGACACAGAAAATGGTTATTCGAAATGGTATTTCGGTGCCTTTTCTCTGCAGGACGGTAGGTTAATTTGGCTTAAACAACTCCCATACCGCATTTGTGACATTTCATGCCCTACAATTATAGATGAGGGGATTATTCTTACCATATCCACATATGGTGACAACCCGTTCTATCAATCTCATGTATTATTTCTCAATAAGAGTAATGGTGAGATTAGATGGAAGACAATGCTTTCTGGAACACGGATAACATCGTCACCAATACTTAGAAAAGAGAGAATTTTTGTAGTTGATTATTCAGGTTCGGTTTTTGCTGTGAGTTTGGTAAATGGAAGCATTGCATGGAGTTCTGCCATAGACACGTTTTGTGGTGAAGGTCCATCTATGCCAAACATAGGCTTATTAGGAAATTACGTAATTTCTGGTGGTAATTATATCAATATATTTGATTATGACGGGACGCTCGTATGGAGATATCGACCTGGTGGCTTGGTTCTAGATCCGATTCTATGGAACGCTTCCTCCGCTTTTGTAGTTTGTTCAGAGTATGTGTTGTCGATAAAACAAGCATCATCAGATAAGCAAGATGTATTTATCTGTAAAGGTGACCTGAAATGTTCAACGATTCTTGGAGACCAAAATATAACCAGATCTCTTGAACTATATATCCATAACATGAATTTCAACCATTCTATAACTAACTATACAATTCAAGTTGTAGTGTGGATTAAAAATGAAAACCGAAAATCTCTGGTATTTAATGATTTTATTAACCTCTCAGAAGATGGTTTAAATATAGTCTCATTCTATCTAAATCTTACAAATGGAACATACACATTTAATTGTAAGGTAACTCCAATAAATTTTAATGATACAATACAATTCAACAATGAGGTGATAGTAGATATTCCACTCCATGAAGAGGAACCTTACACTCCGAATACTTGCACTAGCATACTTCTATTTACTACTGTTTTTTTAATGTTCCCTTTATCACATAGAATTAAAGCTTAA
- the hutH gene encoding histidine ammonia-lyase, with protein MQVVEIDGENLTVAKFIAVSREHAKVKLAKKAEKRIADSRKVIEKIIASSELAYGIKTGFGELCQVSIPQEDILRLQENLVRSHACAVGAPLAEEVVRGVMLLRANTFAKGFSGVRLELVQLLIEMLNRNITPVVYEQGSVGASGDLAPLAMVALALIGEGEVIYKGERMRATEAFAREKLRPLKLEAKEGLALINGTSVMTSIAGFAVHESELLLKTALIATMMSLEALKGTNQAFRKEVSEVRKHTGQKKCAEIFMRMLEKSEILESHKNCKKVQDAYTLRCAPQVLGAVWDTLDNVRKIVETEMNSVTDNPLILPEGKSLSCGNFHGEPVALAMDFLAIALAVMGNFSERRTARLVDMHLSGLPPFLTEKSGLNSGYMIPQYVAASLASENKILAHPASADTISTSANQEDHVSMGTTAARKCLQICGNVRHILAIELLCAAQGLDFHKPLKPGIGVLKAWKLLRSHVPHLDEDRVLYPEIQKIADLIAKGEFVRVVEREIGKM; from the coding sequence ATGCAAGTCGTGGAGATAGATGGCGAGAACCTTACCGTTGCGAAATTCATTGCAGTGAGCAGAGAGCATGCAAAGGTGAAACTTGCAAAAAAGGCAGAGAAGAGAATCGCTGACTCCAGAAAAGTGATTGAAAAAATTATTGCCAGCAGCGAGCTTGCATATGGAATAAAGACAGGTTTTGGAGAACTGTGCCAGGTTTCAATTCCACAGGAAGACATTCTCAGATTGCAGGAAAATCTTGTGCGAAGCCATGCCTGTGCTGTGGGAGCGCCATTGGCAGAGGAGGTTGTACGTGGCGTTATGCTTTTGCGTGCAAATACATTTGCAAAAGGTTTTTCTGGGGTCAGATTAGAACTTGTCCAGCTGCTGATCGAAATGCTCAACCGCAACATCACACCAGTGGTTTATGAGCAGGGTTCTGTGGGTGCAAGTGGAGATCTGGCTCCACTGGCTATGGTTGCACTTGCGTTGATTGGCGAGGGCGAGGTGATTTACAAGGGCGAAAGAATGCGGGCTACCGAGGCATTTGCCAGGGAAAAGCTCAGACCTTTGAAGCTTGAGGCAAAGGAAGGGCTTGCCCTCATTAACGGCACGAGTGTGATGACTTCAATCGCTGGTTTTGCTGTGCATGAAAGTGAGCTTCTCTTGAAAACAGCTTTAATTGCTACAATGATGTCGCTGGAAGCACTGAAAGGGACGAATCAGGCGTTTAGGAAGGAGGTATCTGAAGTTAGAAAACACACTGGCCAGAAAAAATGTGCTGAAATTTTTATGAGAATGCTGGAAAAAAGTGAAATTCTTGAGTCACACAAGAACTGCAAGAAAGTGCAGGATGCCTACACATTGCGCTGTGCTCCGCAAGTGCTCGGTGCAGTATGGGATACACTGGATAATGTGAGAAAAATCGTGGAAACTGAGATGAATTCTGTTACAGACAACCCACTAATCTTACCAGAGGGCAAATCTCTTTCCTGCGGAAATTTTCATGGGGAACCAGTTGCACTTGCAATGGATTTTCTGGCAATTGCCCTTGCAGTGATGGGAAATTTTTCGGAGCGGAGAACTGCAAGACTTGTGGACATGCACCTGAGCGGGCTGCCTCCTTTTCTGACTGAAAAGAGCGGGCTTAACTCTGGCTACATGATTCCCCAGTATGTGGCTGCTTCCCTTGCATCCGAGAATAAGATTCTAGCACATCCAGCAAGTGCAGACACAATTTCAACCTCTGCAAATCAGGAGGACCATGTGAGCATGGGTACAACAGCCGCCAGGAAATGTCTTCAGATTTGCGGGAATGTGAGACACATTTTAGCAATTGAGTTGCTTTGTGCGGCTCAAGGCCTTGATTTTCATAAACCATTAAAGCCAGGCATCGGGGTGCTGAAAGCATGGAAGTTGCTTAGGAGTCATGTGCCCCATCTCGATGAGGACAGGGTGCTTTATCCAGAAATTCAGAAGATTGCGGATTTGATTGCAAAAGGAG